GAAGACGGAACTGTAATCTCAGTCACTCTGGAAAAGGACGATATTGTACCATTCTGGGTAATGCCCATACTGTTACTTATTTTTGCCTCCGCCAATGCCATTGCAGTCTATGTATACTATTCAGTAATAACAGAATACCCGGGTAACATTCACAGAGAAACTCCTGCGCCCGATGACCTAAGCAGAAGAGAGCCTGATCTTTTAAAGGATGCAGAACGGCTCTTCATGCAGGGATATAAAAAAGAAGCCGTCAGCATGGCGGTGAGAGCACTCAGGAGAAATATATCATATAAATTCTCTTCAGGAGAAGAGATCTCGGACAGGGAATGCAGAGACTGTCTCCTCTCAGCCGGGCAGACCGGTATAGGCGAGTCAGTAACCAGAATCATAAAATCCACAGAAGAACAGAGATTTTCTGAAACCGGGATAACGGAAGAGGAATTTAAAAACCTCCTTAATGAGATCAAATCGGCAGTTGCAGAACAGAAAACGGGAATAACAGCAGACAAACGTAATAACAAAATCTCAGGTCCAAAGGACGATTAAGGATTATAAATCATAAAAAAAGAAAACCGGATATAATTCCGGCAGATTAGAGCGGTGTCATTGTGGCATTGCCAACTTAATCCCATTTCAAGAACATTTAACCCGTAATATTTACAGGGTCGGCAGATCAACATAGTTTACAATATAACTTAACATTTACGATTTTAAATTTAATCAAATTAACAAAGTAGATTATTCCGAAATATCAACAACAACCAAATAATCCAGAACAACATTACATTCTTCAAAAGTTCAGAGATATCGATAAACTATTCTTATCCAAAGATCAGATTAAATATATGGACGAAGATTTGAAAATAAAAATCGCAAAAGCATTTGAAGAAGCCGGCATCACAGATATGATCCAGTGTCAGCAGGCATTTGACATCTGCGAAAAATATGACATAAGAAAGATCGACATTGCAAGATTCTGCAATGCAAACAGCATAAAGATCAGAAAATGTCAGCTGGGCTGCTTTAAATGAGCCTGTTTTTATCACTAAAATCAGTAGAATCTGCAAAAATCACATTAAAAAGCATAGCCGGAAAAAGAGAGACAGAGATAATAGACCTCGCAGAAGCTCATGGAAGAACATTGTCAGAGGATATCACCTCTCCAATGGATCTCCCGGGTTTTTCAAGGTCCATAGTCGATGGCTATGCAGTCTTTTCCAAAGATACACTTGGCGCATCAGAATCCCTCCCCGCAATGCTTGACTACTCCGGCAGGGTTGAGATGGGTCAGCCGGCAGCATCCGATATAAAACCCGGCAGCTGCGCATATGTCCCGACCGGAGGAAATGTTCCGGATGGTGCCAATGCGGTTGCAATGGTTGAGTACTCTGAAGAGTTAGGCGATCAGGTGCTCATCTACCGCCCCATGGCAGACGGTGAAAACATCGTCTTTGCCGATGAGGACTTTGCAGAATCTGAAGTTGTTCTAAAAGCAGGAACAACTCTAAGGCCACAGGAATGTGGTGTGCTTGCAGCACTTGGATTTTTAAAAGTCAGTGTATTCAGAAGACCGGTTGTCGGCATTATCTCAACCGGAAACGAACTCGTACCTGTCGGAGAGGTGCCCGGATTCGGCAAGGTAAGGGACGTAAACTCAATGCTATGCTCAGGATTTGCAGAGAAGCACGGCTGCATACCTAAGAGATACGGCATTGTCGCAGATGAGAGGGAGACGCTGTTTTCGGCTGTAAAAAAAGCCTCAGAAGAGTGCGACATAGTTCTCATCTCCGGAGGCAGCTCCAAAGATCTCAGGGACAACACATCAGTGATTATTGGTGAACTCGGAGAAGTCCTGATACACGGCATTGCCATCTCACCCGGAAAACCGACCATAATCGGAAAAGCACTCGATAAACCTGTAATCGGGCTTCCCGGACATCCCGCATCCGCCTATGTCGTACTTCACATACTCATATCCGGACTGCTTGACGCATACAGGGATCAGGAGACGGTGTTCAGAACAAAAAACCTGACCCTTATACAGAATATCTCATCCGCACAGGGAAGAGAGGACTACATACGGGTAAAGATAACTCCTGAGGGTGCAGTGCCAGTATTTGGAAAATCCGGGCTGTTAAACACACTTATCAACAGTGACGGAGTATTAAAAATCCCGGCAGGCTCCGAAGGTCTTGAAGCGGGAGAGCAGGTGGAGGTGATCCTGTGGTAAAACGCTATCTTGACATGGTCTCCTTAAAAGAAGCAAAGGATACAATAAAGAGGGAATTCACACTGACCCCTGGCAGAGGTAAGGCAACCCTTATGGATGCACACGGAAAGATCTCAGCAGGTCCGGTCTTTTCAAAGTACTCCGTCCCCATGCTCCACCTCTCTGCAATGGACGGCATAGCAGTAAAATCAGAAGAGACAAAAGGCGCAGCCGAGACAAAACCGGTTCTAATTACAGATTTTAAGCGATTAAACACTGGAAATATCATCCCGTCCGGCTATGACGCAGTCATAATGATCGAGGACACCTGGGAAGCTGAAGGCGGATTTGACATAAGAAAAGCGGCAGCACCTTATCAGCATGTACGCCCTGTCGGTGAGGACATCGGGGAGTCAGAGATGATAATCCCCTCACTGCACAGGATAAGATTCAACGACACTGCCGCCCTTGCAAGCTACGGCATATCAGAAGTCGATGTTCTCTCGCTCAGAGCCGGAATTATACCGACAGGTTCTGAACTGCTTGAGCCGGGAAGTGAACCTGAGCCCGGAAAGGTGATAGACAGCAACTCCATCATGGCAGGAGCAATGCTCAGTGAAGCAGGCGTTGACTTCACCCGCTACCCGATTGTAGAAGATGATTTTGACCTAATCAAAAATGCAGTAAAAAAAGGGATTGAAGAGAACGATTTCCTCATAACATCGGCAGGATCTTCTGCCGGAACAAAAGACCATACAGCGTCTGTTATTGCAGAACTTGGCGAAGTTCTCATTCACGGCATAGCGATAAAACCCGGAAAACCGGCAATAATCGGCAGAATAAACGGCAAGCCCGTAATCGGACTGCCCGGATATCCCCTCGCCGCCATGACCATCATGCGTGAGATAGTAATGCCTATGGTTGAGAGTTATGGATTCAAAGTTCCGTACAGGTACAAAACCAATGTTGAACTCTCAACATCGCTCCACTCACCAATCGGAACTGATGAATTCGTTATGATGTCAGTCGGAAAGGTAGGCGGGCGCTATATCGGCGTGCCCATGTCAAGAGGTGCAGGTGTTCAGATGTCTGCCGTCAGGGCAAACGCATACATTAAAATTCCGGCAGAATCCGAAGGAATCTCTTCCGGAGAGGAAACAGAGGCAAATTTCACCGTTACACCCGACCTTGCTGAAAACTCCCTGCTGATAGTCGGCAGCCACGATCCATGCCTCGACTATCTTGCAAGCCTTGCATCAGAGAAGGGCATTCAGGTATTCTCTGTTCATTCCGGAAGCATGGGTGGAGTTTTAGCGCTTAAGAAGAGCTACTGCCACGCCGCACCCGTCCACCTCCTCTCAGATGACGGTGATTACAATGTCCCTTATATCAGAAAGTATCTGGCAGGTGAGGAGATCTCTTTATTCTGTGTTGCAGAGAGGGAGCAGGGCATTGCATCAATATCAGGTGCTGGTTTTGATGAAATAACTGAACTGAGCTATGTTAACCGGCAGAAGGGATCAGGTACAAGAATACTGCTTGACTACATACTTAGAGAGAATGGAATCAGCCCTTCAGCCGTCAATGGCTATGAGAGAGAGATGACTACACATCTCGATGTCGCGCTTGCGGTTAAGAACGGTGAGGCAGACGGGGGAATGTGCGTATATAGTGCAGCAAAGGCACTTGGCCTGAAGTTCAGTCCGGTTGCAAAGGAGAGATATGAACTGGCAATACCGGCAAAATTCTTAGAAGACGAGAGAATAAAAGCAATACTTGAGATAATAAAGAGTGACAAATTCAGAGCGCAGCTGACCTCACTTGGCGGATATGACACTTCAAAAACCGGAGATATAAGAAAAGTCTAATCGCTTACGGTTTTAAAAAAAAAGGAAAAAATCCTTTTTCCGGAATAACACAACATCATGAGATTATACCAAATATCTTAACAGCATAGAAAATAAGCAGCTGAAATCAGGAATCTAAGAATAAAATACAAATTCCATTAAACCCGCAGCCTCTCAGAGAGAGATCTAAAAACAGCGGGGAAATATTTCAAAAAAAATAAAAATTATTCATGGAATTTAATTAACATCACACAATAATTAACATATAAGATAAAACTACGTTTTTTTAAATTCAAACAAAGAACAAACCTTTAATTTAATTGCGAAATAAGTAGTTATTACTCAGCATTATAAATATTAAATTTCGGAATAATTGCCGGAGAATCGGAGATCCATATGAAATTTCACATGATTACCGGAAGAACTGTTAAACAGGGAGAGGGGGTCGAAAGAAAACTCTCAGCGGATTATAAGAGAGAGACATCTGCATGCAGAATGAATCCGCTCGATATGATGGATCTCGGACTAAACGAAGGAAGTCATATTAAATTAATCAGCAGTTACGGAGAAGTCGTCATGAGGGCGGTTGAGGATAAAACCCTCACATCAGGCATGATATTCATCGCTTACGGCCCTTACTGCAATGTCATAACCTCCCATGACACACACGGAACAGGAATGCCGGACTACAAATCAACATTTGTCAGAATTGAGAGTACAGATGAAGATTTAAAAACAGTAGAAGAGTTGTTCAAAGATATGGGGGGAAGAGCACCATGAAAATAACGGATGTAATCTGCCCCTTCTGCGGATGCCTCTGCGATGACCTCACAGTTACCGTTGAGGGTAACAGAGTCACCGGTGTCGATAACGGATGTGCCCTTGCAGAAGCCAAATTCATGCATACCGAAAGGCTGAACAACCCGGTTATAAAAGACGGTGACAGGTTCAGGGAGACCGGATATGAAGAGGCGATAGGCATTGCGGCAGATATACTCAAAGATTCTGAAAGACCGCTTCTCTTCGGATGGAGTGGAACACAGGGGGAGGCGCAGTGCGCAGGTGTGCACCTCTGTGAACTCTTAGGTGGCGTTATTGACAACACGTCCTCCATATGCCACGGCCCGTCCATCCTTGCAATACAGGAAGTCGGACATCCGGGATGCACACTCGGACAGGTCAAGAACAGGGCAGACCTTATAATATACTGGGGAGCAAATCCCGTGGAGGCACACCCGCGGCATATGAGCAGATACACCAACTATGCAGACGGATTTTTTCTGGACAATGCATTCAGGGAGAGAAAACTGATTGTCGCAGATGTCAGAAAGACAGAATCGGCAAACCTTGCAGATGAGTTCATCCAGATAAAACCCGGCGGAGATTATGCTGTATTTTCAGCATTAAGGGCAATAATCAGGGGCAAAGGAGATATTTTACCGGATTATGTTGCAGGAGTTGCCAAAAGCCAGCTTGAAAGGGTTGCCAAAATGTGCCTGGAGGCAAAATTCGGAGCGATCTTCTTTGGCCTCGGCCTGACAATGTCGAGGAACAAATACAAAAACATCCGTAATGCCATTGAACTGACCGACCTGCTCTGCCGGCACACAAAATTCACCATAAGCGCTATGCGTGGACACTGGAATGTTTACGGATCAAACGAGGTGATGACATGGCTTACAGGGTACCCTTACGGCGTTGATTTCAGCAGAGGAATAGCATTTTACAACCCGGGAGAGACAACAGCAGTTGATATTCTCGCGAAAAAAGAGTGCGATGCCATGTTTGTCGTTGCCAGTGATCCCGCTGCACATATGCCAAAAAAATGTGCAGAGCATATGGCAGAAATTCCTGTAATCCAGATAGACCCGCATATCAACTGCACAACCCTGTTGAGTGATGTTCAGATCCCCGTTGCAGTCACCGGAATTGAAACTCCGGGCACAGCATACAGAATGGACGGCATACCCCTCAGAACAAAGAAAGTGATAGATTCAGTTCATCCAAATGACAGGGAAATTATCGACAGAATATACAAAAAACTTCTGGAGGTGAAAAAACAATGAGTGAACTTCTGGTAAAAAACGCCTTTGTCATCGATCCATTAAACGGAATTAACGGTGAAATTATGGACATAGCCGTCAAAGACGGTAAAATCGTTGAATCGGTGAAGGATTCCTCAAATGTCATTGATGCAAAGGGCAACCTTACGCTCCCGGGCGGTGTCGATTCACACACCCATATCTGCGGCACGAAAGTGAACTTCGGACGCTACATGAGTCCTGAGGATATGCGTGCCGGACGTGGGAGGGCACAGAAGTACATGTACCCTGTTTCAGGATACAGTGTCCCGACTGTATATGCAAATACCTACAGATACAGCAGTCTCGGATATACCACAGTTCTTGAAGGTGCAATGGCACCCCTTGAGGCAAGGCACACTCATGAAGAATTTTCCTACAACACCCTCCAGGACACAATGGCAAACACACTCTTTGACGGCAACTGGGCAGTCATGGAGGCAGTCGCCGAGAAGGATTTAAAGAAAGTTGCGGCTATCGTTGGCTGGACACTTGCAGCCGTAAAGGGATTTGCGGTTAAAATTACAAATCCCGGCGGGACC
The sequence above is a segment of the Methanoplanus limicola DSM 2279 genome. Coding sequences within it:
- a CDS encoding molybdopterin molybdotransferase MoeA, whose translation is MSLFLSLKSVESAKITLKSIAGKRETEIIDLAEAHGRTLSEDITSPMDLPGFSRSIVDGYAVFSKDTLGASESLPAMLDYSGRVEMGQPAASDIKPGSCAYVPTGGNVPDGANAVAMVEYSEELGDQVLIYRPMADGENIVFADEDFAESEVVLKAGTTLRPQECGVLAALGFLKVSVFRRPVVGIISTGNELVPVGEVPGFGKVRDVNSMLCSGFAEKHGCIPKRYGIVADERETLFSAVKKASEECDIVLISGGSSKDLRDNTSVIIGELGEVLIHGIAISPGKPTIIGKALDKPVIGLPGHPASAYVVLHILISGLLDAYRDQETVFRTKNLTLIQNISSAQGREDYIRVKITPEGAVPVFGKSGLLNTLINSDGVLKIPAGSEGLEAGEQVEVILW
- a CDS encoding formylmethanofuran dehydrogenase subunit B, giving the protein MKITDVICPFCGCLCDDLTVTVEGNRVTGVDNGCALAEAKFMHTERLNNPVIKDGDRFRETGYEEAIGIAADILKDSERPLLFGWSGTQGEAQCAGVHLCELLGGVIDNTSSICHGPSILAIQEVGHPGCTLGQVKNRADLIIYWGANPVEAHPRHMSRYTNYADGFFLDNAFRERKLIVADVRKTESANLADEFIQIKPGGDYAVFSALRAIIRGKGDILPDYVAGVAKSQLERVAKMCLEAKFGAIFFGLGLTMSRNKYKNIRNAIELTDLLCRHTKFTISAMRGHWNVYGSNEVMTWLTGYPYGVDFSRGIAFYNPGETTAVDILAKKECDAMFVVASDPAAHMPKKCAEHMAEIPVIQIDPHINCTTLLSDVQIPVAVTGIETPGTAYRMDGIPLRTKKVIDSVHPNDREIIDRIYKKLLEVKKQ
- a CDS encoding molybdopterin biosynthesis protein; protein product: MVKRYLDMVSLKEAKDTIKREFTLTPGRGKATLMDAHGKISAGPVFSKYSVPMLHLSAMDGIAVKSEETKGAAETKPVLITDFKRLNTGNIIPSGYDAVIMIEDTWEAEGGFDIRKAAAPYQHVRPVGEDIGESEMIIPSLHRIRFNDTAALASYGISEVDVLSLRAGIIPTGSELLEPGSEPEPGKVIDSNSIMAGAMLSEAGVDFTRYPIVEDDFDLIKNAVKKGIEENDFLITSAGSSAGTKDHTASVIAELGEVLIHGIAIKPGKPAIIGRINGKPVIGLPGYPLAAMTIMREIVMPMVESYGFKVPYRYKTNVELSTSLHSPIGTDEFVMMSVGKVGGRYIGVPMSRGAGVQMSAVRANAYIKIPAESEGISSGEETEANFTVTPDLAENSLLIVGSHDPCLDYLASLASEKGIQVFSVHSGSMGGVLALKKSYCHAAPVHLLSDDGDYNVPYIRKYLAGEEISLFCVAEREQGIASISGAGFDEITELSYVNRQKGSGTRILLDYILRENGISPSAVNGYEREMTTHLDVALAVKNGEADGGMCVYSAAKALGLKFSPVAKERYELAIPAKFLEDERIKAILEIIKSDKFRAQLTSLGGYDTSKTGDIRKV
- a CDS encoding molybdopterin dinucleotide binding domain-containing protein translates to MKFHMITGRTVKQGEGVERKLSADYKRETSACRMNPLDMMDLGLNEGSHIKLISSYGEVVMRAVEDKTLTSGMIFIAYGPYCNVITSHDTHGTGMPDYKSTFVRIESTDEDLKTVEELFKDMGGRAP